The Nymphaea colorata isolate Beijing-Zhang1983 chromosome 11, ASM883128v2, whole genome shotgun sequence genome includes the window AAACGTAAAACATCATCAGGTCCAATGAACTTGCTCAAACTATTTTTCAGGAATTTGGTGAATAAACAAAGCTGTCAATGAACAGATTGTTTGAAGAAGTGTAGACAGTGAAATCGTTACAGATGGGAGACGTCTTCGGAATCGGTATATAATTTTTTCCCCAGGAAACTGTAAAGTTAATTGTATTTCATTGATTATAAGAGCAGGCAAATGCATATACTGATTTTGGCTCATCTAAAGTCATACATGATCACCAGGACACCTGACGTGGGTCCAATCTGCGGACTTTTCCTTTTTGCTCTCTATTTCCTGAAAGAATGCAgacattgttttttttcaattgggATATAAGCTTTTGCCATTTGATATTGAAAGCAGCTGTGATGAAATGCTCTCAACAAATTATGTCGGAAAGAGCAGATCAGGTTATCAGGggttaaatatttttaagacaCAACAGGTCTGCTCCATCATCAACATTCCATCTTAAATATGCAAACATACgtatttatttccaaaaaaaaaaaaacatatactgGAATGCAATGTAATAAATTGCAGCAATATTGTAAGgaattacaagttttttttttctggctaAACAGAAGAGCCAGAAAGGCATATTGGAGCAACTGTTGACAAGTATGATCACGAGATGAATTGGAATACTTACAAACTACGAATTCTGAAGTGAGACTATTCTCATCAACTCCAACAAATAAGAGCAAGAATCAGTACAGGATCCCAATTTCATGAACTCGAAACTTTCTGCTGCTAATACCAAAGCAAGTTTTATTTAGGCTCAGCTAAAACAGGTTAAACTAAAACCAACAGTGCTACAGTACTGAtttctagaaaaagaaaaccaggaAACGTTGGTCGTTTTTTAAGCAAGATTTCCATAAAATTTGTGACGCGTGCCTCACTATGTTCGCACTTCGCCGGATTTCATAGACTGAGCCCTCAATTTCAGACACCCAAGCTTGAAATCAAGCAGTAATTTTAATGCTTAAATTCATATAACATGGTATGCTTTGGATCGCGAAATGGAGCAGAACTGAAATGAAACCACTGCTACATCTTTGCTTAGAAAAAGATGATTCtttcacccaattttttttgcacTCTAACGTTACCATTTAGCACTacccaaaaatgaaaagaaattccTAATAAAACGGCAGGGAATCTTGCATTTAATTCACCtatttagaaagagaaaaacaaattaaggagaaaaaaaaaaactgaaaatccaTCACCTTCATCATATAAAAAGCTTACAGAAGGGAGGCATGCCCTATTTCCTCTTTCCcgtgaacaacaaaaggaaaataaattgaGACAGATAAAACACTCAACCCAGGAGACCTGACCCAATACAGAGTACCAAAGATGAGCACATAAAAATTCACTGCCACGTACAAAAATTACAGCAGCTTTTCCTCAAATTCAGGCGGTCATTTCGCTTATTTACCTGCAATCGTCCTTTGAGTTTTATACAAACCGACAGCACGGAAAATGCTCAGGCATCGATGGCTATGAAACACGGTGTCAGGGTAAGCATTGATCGGAGGGATGAGAATCCTGGGCAGACGCGCCGGAAAGGAGGAGGGCAGCGGCGCCGCCTTTCTGGAGGCAGTCGATCCCCTGCGGGAGGAGAGGTGCCCGCGTCTCCCCGTAGGCGTTCCAGCAGAGGGGCTGCCGCAGGAGTCCTCTGAGATGCCTCTCCGACGCCGGCGAGAGCTCGACGTCCGTCAGCCTCACCCCTTCGCACGGCCGAGCGTCGCTGCAGGCGAGGTAGACGGGCTGCCGCGCGTAGGTGCCTCTCACGCCATTGAAGGTCACGTCGGACACGGCCACCGCATCGCTGGAGTTCCGGCAGGATCGCCGGTCGCAGTAAAACTGGTCGATCACGATCGGCGTTTCCACGTTGGACACGGAGACGTCGGAAAACGTCACGCCTCTCACCCAGCCCTTCCCGCCCTGCCAAAACCCCCAGGCCCCAAGTAATGAGAAAAAGACATATCAGGGCTCAGGTCCGAAATCCCAACTTTCTGCAACAATCTGTTCTGTTTGGCATTTATCTCAAATGTTAAAATAGTGACATCTGCATCTACTAATGCTCTCAATATCAAATGTAATCTACCAAACTGCTGTCTACTTTTTATGAGAATATCTTTTTTTATCAGCTTTTGTTGAACATCCTCCAAGTAGGAAGTAACTTTTGTTCATTATTCATCTTAAAGTAAGGTGCTAGGCACTGAATACATGACAAATAACAGGAAAAGGTCTCATAAAGGGTACATACTTTGTCATGCACATGTCTAGCATAACGAATGTTCTTGAGATAATTTTGGCTCATATTTGACAAGTTATTGCCGAAACTGAAAGGGATGAACGCAGGAAGGAAGTAAAATCACTGAAAATTTGAGTGGAAGACAtaagctagagagagagagagagagagagagagagagagagagagagagattttcccAAGATGATTCAACTTGTGGGTTGGCGCTCATTTGATGGGCATTTAAGAACTTTGATGAAGTTGGAAAGTAGAACATGTGATAGATTCATTAAGCAAGAAAAACAGGAAGAATTGTCCTGAGTTATGAGACTTACCTGCCATGTCTTGATCCTGACCCCAGAGAGGGCATCTTGGATGGTTATATTTTTGGCTGTTATGTTGTTCACGCACGCTAGGCTGTTGTCTCTTCCAAGGCTACCTAGGCTGCTCATTACACAAATTCCAAGCACAGTCAGAGTCTTGCCTTTCTTATATATGACCAGGCACCAACATGAGAGCCCTGTTCCTAAAAACTTGGTCATGGCTGACCAACAAAATTGGTGCAGCTCGCCATACCTTATGCCATGTCCTGGGCCACAGTTGACTCGATGAATGTAAACTTCTGAACATCCTGTCTGTATTGATATACAATCATCACCTGCACAGATTATAGCTTCTGTAAGTTCAGCTTACAGTTTGCAGGTTAAAATGATAATCAGCTTTCAGATGGAGATGTTGGTAGGCTTTTCTACCACAGCCAATAGTGGCATCCGTGATTTCCACTTTATTTGTATTTTGGAGATGTATCCCGTCGGTGTTCGGACTGTTTCCCGGCGACATGATTGTTATGTTTGACACACGGATTCCACCGGAACCATCGAATTTCAGGTGGCACTGGGGGCTGTTGACAATACTGATGTCCCTCACGGTCACGTTCTGGCTCCCGTAGAATCTGATGGCCTGCATTAAGATATTATCTTTGTGTAAAGCCACAACAGAGCTGGAATAAAGTGTCTTTGCTAGTAGGTAGTACAGAAGGCATGACTACAACCAAGAAGGTTTGTTCTTGTCTACAGATGAACTTTCAGAAAACCAAGTTAATCATCATTGGTCTTGCTTGAAATTATGTTACTGTGAACATCGAGTATGAAGGAGACAAAAGATGAAGGTTGTGAAGCGCTTTCATTGAAGGCAATGCTCATGTCAAAGCAGGAATATTACTCACCGTGGGCTTCGTGTCTGGGATGATTTTGGACTTTCTGTAAGTTGACTGAAAATTTTACAGAAAATGTGGTTAGAGTGCTTTTTAAGCTTAATATTAGATGAACATGAACCATGAATACTAAATGTGGAAAAGATCGAAATCAACCTCTTGGAAAAGACTCTCTGGTTCTTCCCACCAATGGGATCCTCTGCCATCAACAATTCCGTTTCCTCTGATCGTAAAATCATGGACCCACATCAAGTTAATCCATTGGAGAAGCCCTTTGTGAGGCCAGTCGCTTAAGTCTGATGGGCCCATGATGACTCCATCTATCTGATGCAAGGAAAGAAATTGTTCATTAAAATTCTTCGATAAAAAGAAAACGACATCAAAGAATGAGAAGGTAACAAATCAATGTAGCCACTGCTAACCTTAAGAACAAGGTCAGGCCGGCAAGGTCCCTTCAAAGTAACCGGGCGAATGAGGAACTTGAATTCTGATGGGATTTCAATGGTGGCAGACCCCACCGAACATGCAGCCTCCCATGCTTGCAGAAGTGCCTGAAATTTTTCCATTTAAAGAATGATTCAATCTCTTTCGAAACAGACTGCCAAGACTAGATTTGAGCCATCTCTCATGCCAAAATCAGAAGCGCACGACGCGCGACATCACTGTTCTACAGGATGCTATTATTATAGGCAATGGCTTCTACCTTACTTTGCCAACATCACAAAAATTACCATACAGATTTTTTACTACTAGAAAAGGACTTGGAAcggaaaagaaacaaagaaaaaacatgagaCTATAACTTGAAACATGATGACCGAAGCATCTGTTGTTCAAGCAGCTGAAAAACTGAACCTGACTAAAAAGAGAGACACAGCAGAAGCATTAATGGCGACCAAATTCAATGCACGTTTTCAGGAGACTACTTATTAAGCTCGTTGAGCTTCAGATTCTCAGAAGCTGAACTACAGGACCAGTGAACACACTCATGATCAGATTGGCGGTCTGGGACTTGCtatgtaaaaactaaaaagaactGGAAAACCATTGCAAACAGAATTACGATGGGCCATTCTGAATCATCTTCAACGTCAACGTCAGATAGAACAATTCATGTGGGTCCAAGATTTCTGTGCATGAACACCTTTGAATCGTCAGTAACTCCATCACCGGCGGCGCCAAATGATAAAATGTCGAAAACGCGACTCGAGTAAGGTCTATCATCAGAATGTGACGGAGGAGGAGAGTGAGCGGGGGGATTCGGACCCTTCGGCCGGCCATTGTTTCCCTTCCTTCCCCAATGTCCATGATGATCATTGTTGTGCTTTCTTCCATTTCCAACATGCCGACCTTCTGTGAGATCGCAGAGAAAGATGGGAGTCGAGTGGAAGAGTAAGAATAGAAGGAACAGGACGGAATTTTTCGGGGACATCTCTGCACCACTCTTCCGTCCAAAAGAGAGTGAGAAATTTTAATGGCCTTGGTCGGTTTGTGGCTAGTGTGCCTCACGGTGGCGTCTCTCTGCTGGTTTTAAAAGAGAAGGTGCTGCGCATGTTGGCGCCTATATGTAGGCGCCAGAATACTCAAATTGTTCCCGCTTTGTCTAAAAGTTGCTTGATTATTACTGAAAGcaggcaaaagaaaaagaaggcctGGGAATAAGTCGGGGATCAGAGCCATCTCTGGTTGTCGGTATTTTAATCCAAAACAGAACTGAAGTTGTTTAGAAATATATTACGATTCACTTTCCAAAGTGTGGAACtaagataaaaatatatatatatatatatatgacttaaatttttaaactttttcgaGTGCCCAAATAACTAAATATGAgctttctaaaaattttaactacatcatttttattttgttaaaatatGACGCATGTTTCCTTTACTATATGGTGGAGACGATCTTTTTCTCGTTGTTTTTAGGGGACTTTGTCTGTGGCACACAACTACCATGGCAGAATGAACTTTACTAGTTTCCATAAGTCTTTTTCACAACTATCAACGTATATAGATACCTCCCCACAACTACAACTTGAGAAACTTTTTGTACACCACTTCTCTGAAACACACCAAGAGGTTTCTAAGCCTTCAGGCAGCGAAGCCGCCATTAAAGCTTCAGTACTGACTGCGACAACTTCAGGTACTCACAGCAGTGGGCGGCCACCAGGCAGGCAGGTTAAATTCGATCGACCATCTCGTCGTGTTAAGGGGAGCAAGTGTAGGGGCGCTGGGAATGGGCGGAGGCCGTGTACAGGCGGTTGCCCTTCTGCAGGCAGTCGATGGCCTGGGGAGAGATGGGGGCCGTGGAATCGCCATAGGCATTGCTGCAGAGTGGCTGGAGACCGGACCCACCTGAGGCGCTGGAAAGCTGGATGCCGGTGAAGGTGAGGTCGGTGCAGGGCTGCTTGGGGCTGCAGGCGAGATAGACGGGCTGCACGGCGTAGGTGCCGGTGATGCGGCTGAAGGTGACGGCCGAGACGGAGACGGCGTCTCCCCAGCTCGGGCAGTGCTGGCCGTCGCAGTAGAACTGGTCGATGACGATGGGTTTGTCGACGTTGGAGACGGAGATGCCGGAGAAGGTCACCCCCCTGAGCATGCCTCTTCCTCCCTGCCGTGACAAAGAAGCTcagtaaaaaaaaggaaaagaatgagaGCGAGCCTACCGCGTAACACTGCCTCGTCCTCCGTTTTATCGGTCTTCTAAGAATCGGTACATGAATCGGCCAGCCCCCCGATTCGATCGTCTAAGAATCGGTATATATGTATGGATTAACGTTAAATTTTGTGGATCATATATACGATTATTTCTCATATATAGTGGGACGATCGACGTTAGGAGCGAAAGATGTATGGGTCTTCAAATTTGTAGTATGCTCGAACTGTCACCATCTtatgaatattaaaaaatgaaaaagcaagagATACGAGCGTGCAAGTTCGGCGTTTACAAATTTATTTACCCATATAtacttttttcatcttttattcatAAGATCTCATCTATCAATTAAATTTCATG containing:
- the LOC116263528 gene encoding polygalacturonase At1g48100-like, with translation MSPKNSVLFLLFLLFHSTPIFLCDLTEGRHVGNGRKHNNDHHGHWGRKGNNGRPKGPNPPAHSPPPSHSDDRPYSSRVFDILSFGAAGDGVTDDSKALLQAWEAACSVGSATIEIPSEFKFLIRPVTLKGPCRPDLVLKIDGVIMGPSDLSDWPHKGLLQWINLMWVHDFTIRGNGIVDGRGSHWWEEPESLFQESTYRKSKIIPDTKPTAIRFYGSQNVTVRDISIVNSPQCHLKFDGSGGIRVSNITIMSPGNSPNTDGIHLQNTNKVEITDATIGCGDDCISIQTGCSEVYIHRVNCGPGHGISLGSLGRDNSLACVNNITAKNITIQDALSGVRIKTWQGGKGWVRGVTFSDVSVSNVETPIVIDQFYCDRRSCRNSSDAVAVSDVTFNGVRGTYARQPVYLACSDARPCEGVRLTDVELSPASERHLRGLLRQPLCWNAYGETRAPLLPQGIDCLQKGGAAALLLSGASAQDSHPSDQCLP